A portion of the Deinococcus peraridilitoris DSM 19664 genome contains these proteins:
- a CDS encoding MMPL family transporter — protein sequence MSFLARFVTRFPLVVLGLWVLALLLALPFARLAPGALSANPGAVEQAESTRVTRILEREFGERGDSAVLLVTRAAYLSDDPRFRVRYDAFVSELRALRGMLSVSPFDAASPLRTQSIDRKVTLTVVQLNAEDRATLAQVRRLAREQSSVLKVSVTGGQPIAEDFTAFAEQDTKRSELAALPITALVLLAVFGALVATLLPLLMGVMSITVALAGIYGLAQFMEVSTFAQSVVTLLGLGAGIDYALLMVNRFREELTTHPAAEAARRTVLTAGRSVVFSGLTVALAMAALLIPPLAFVRSMGVGGVLVMLLTVLASITALPALFVLLGARVNSPRILRITWSQNAGASRAWSNFARRVIRRPWLAVLSSSAVLLVLALPALDMRLGYAGAWGLTPGVESRDTLKAVEGLGAGGLLSAFEVVLDLQGQPYDAQTRAEFRNLVNRLEAVPGVSAVVSPFVRPEQVAGAGGLSDLVAITNRTFSRDRQFLRVTVLPEHNLRTDQVDVFASRLREVLDAQRRPYLLGGAPIGGREFTQALVDATPLAITVVLAGTFVLLAVAFRSLVIPLKSVVMNLLTVGAAYGVVTLVVQQGVFASALGIPQDVGVLDSSLPLLLFAVLFGLSMDYEIFLLSRVQEEHLRGASNDEAVVLAVGRTGRIITSAAVIMFIVFCAFISGRVVANKSIGLGLAVAVLLDATLVRMVLVPGFLKLAGRWNWWLPRWLDRRLPQVSLEH from the coding sequence GTGTCGTTCCTTGCCCGTTTCGTGACGCGTTTTCCGCTGGTGGTGCTGGGACTCTGGGTCCTGGCGCTGCTCCTTGCCTTGCCCTTTGCCCGCCTGGCGCCCGGCGCCCTCAGCGCCAACCCGGGAGCGGTCGAGCAGGCCGAAAGTACGCGCGTCACGCGCATTCTGGAGCGCGAGTTCGGTGAGCGCGGAGACAGTGCCGTGCTGCTGGTCACGCGCGCTGCCTACCTGTCCGACGATCCTCGTTTTCGCGTTCGCTACGACGCCTTCGTGAGTGAGCTGCGCGCGCTGAGGGGTATGCTGAGCGTCAGCCCGTTCGACGCGGCGAGCCCGCTGCGTACGCAGAGCATTGACCGCAAGGTCACCCTGACGGTCGTGCAGCTGAACGCCGAGGACCGTGCCACCCTCGCGCAAGTGCGCCGCCTCGCACGTGAGCAGTCGAGTGTTCTGAAGGTCAGCGTGACCGGTGGGCAGCCCATTGCAGAGGATTTTACGGCCTTTGCCGAGCAGGACACCAAGCGCAGTGAACTTGCCGCCCTGCCAATCACCGCTCTGGTACTGCTCGCGGTGTTCGGCGCCCTGGTAGCGACCCTGCTGCCGCTTCTGATGGGGGTGATGTCGATCACCGTGGCGCTCGCGGGCATTTACGGCCTGGCACAGTTCATGGAGGTCAGCACCTTCGCGCAGAGCGTGGTGACCCTGTTGGGGCTGGGCGCCGGAATCGATTACGCCCTGTTGATGGTCAACCGCTTTCGCGAGGAGCTGACGACCCATCCGGCCGCCGAAGCGGCGCGGCGCACCGTGCTCACCGCCGGACGAAGCGTGGTGTTCTCGGGACTGACGGTTGCGCTGGCCATGGCGGCACTCCTCATTCCGCCGCTGGCTTTTGTCCGCTCGATGGGAGTCGGTGGTGTGCTGGTCATGCTGCTGACGGTGCTGGCCAGCATCACGGCGCTGCCTGCCTTGTTCGTGCTGTTGGGCGCCCGGGTGAACAGCCCCAGAATCCTGCGGATCACCTGGAGTCAGAATGCCGGGGCCAGCCGCGCCTGGAGCAACTTCGCAAGGCGCGTCATCCGGCGTCCGTGGCTGGCGGTACTGTCGTCAAGCGCCGTGTTGCTGGTGCTGGCGCTGCCCGCACTCGACATGCGCCTGGGGTACGCGGGCGCCTGGGGCCTGACGCCCGGCGTGGAGTCGCGCGACACCCTGAAAGCCGTCGAGGGCCTGGGGGCGGGAGGACTGCTCTCGGCCTTCGAGGTGGTGCTCGACTTGCAAGGACAGCCTTACGACGCCCAGACCCGTGCGGAATTCCGGAACCTCGTGAACCGGCTGGAAGCGGTGCCCGGGGTGAGTGCCGTCGTTTCGCCGTTCGTACGACCCGAGCAGGTGGCGGGCGCCGGTGGCCTGAGTGATCTGGTGGCGATCACCAACCGTACCTTTTCGCGTGACCGCCAGTTTCTGCGCGTGACCGTACTGCCCGAACACAATCTGCGGACCGATCAGGTGGACGTTTTTGCTTCCCGGTTGCGTGAGGTGCTCGACGCCCAAAGGCGGCCGTATCTGCTGGGCGGCGCGCCCATCGGAGGCCGCGAGTTCACGCAGGCGCTGGTGGATGCCACGCCCCTGGCCATCACAGTGGTGCTCGCGGGAACCTTCGTTTTGCTGGCCGTGGCGTTTCGTTCCCTCGTCATTCCACTTAAGAGCGTCGTGATGAATTTACTCACCGTCGGTGCGGCCTACGGTGTGGTGACGCTGGTGGTGCAGCAGGGCGTTTTCGCGTCCGCCCTCGGCATTCCGCAGGACGTGGGGGTACTCGATTCCTCGCTGCCGCTGCTGTTGTTCGCGGTGCTGTTCGGCCTCAGCATGGATTACGAGATTTTCCTGCTGTCACGCGTACAAGAAGAGCATCTGAGGGGTGCCTCGAACGACGAGGCGGTGGTGCTGGCAGTGGGCCGGACCGGACGCATCATCACGTCGGCGGCCGTGATCATGTTCATCGTGTTCTGCGCTTTTATTTCGGGGCGGGTGGTGGCCAACAAGAGCATCGGGCTGGGGCTGGCAGTCGCGGTACTGCTCGACGCGACCCTGGTGCGTATGGTGCTGGTGCCGGGTTTTCTGAAGCTCGCCGGGCGCTGGAACTGGTGGCTGCCCCGCTGGCTCGACCGGCGGCTGCCTCAGGTCAGCCTGGAACACTGA
- a CDS encoding glycosyl hydrolase family 18 protein: MFYGSRHAYALGLVMLTLGLSACGQEAASTSGARLQVAAVCTSWTEGPTYTVGQVVTYQGLTYTALQTHTAHPGTNWNPKDTPSLWKQGGTCDGAPPPSGDTTAPSVSLSASPSSLSAAGTVTLSASASDNVGVSKVEFYKNGALLSTDTSAPYNASDTFSSGAQNGTYSYTAKAFDAAGNTKTSAAASVTVNISGGTTPPPPSTNGLKHVAYFVQWGIYGRGYNVKNIDTSGSAAGLTHINYAFGTVTPGGECSVTYGGQSDSFADYTKAFDAATSVDGVADTWSQTLRGNFNQLKKLKARHPNLKVMISLGGWTWSKYFSDAALTSASRQKLVSSCIDLYIKGNLPSTDGAGGPGSGLGVFDGIDIDWEYPASEGNPGNIVRPEDTQNFTLLLQEFRRQLDALGSQTGKRYWLSAALPAAPSKIAKLEVSKISGVLDMLNLMTYDFRGAWNATGPTNFQSNLFPHPNDPGTGEEKNFSVDNAVSTYLQRGASASKLVVGIPFYGRGWTGVRNANNGLYQSATGPARGTYEAGIEDYKVLKNAPGSVFRDATTKQIWKFDGSTFWSYDDPQVIADKTAYIKQKGLGGAMVWSLDGDDASGTLSKAIGNGLR, encoded by the coding sequence ATGTTCTACGGATCGCGCCATGCCTACGCCCTCGGCCTCGTCATGCTCACGTTAGGACTCAGTGCCTGCGGTCAGGAAGCGGCTTCCACCTCCGGTGCGCGCCTCCAGGTCGCGGCAGTCTGTACCAGCTGGACCGAAGGACCCACGTACACGGTCGGACAGGTCGTCACCTATCAGGGCCTGACCTACACCGCCCTGCAGACCCACACGGCCCATCCCGGCACCAATTGGAACCCCAAGGATACGCCCAGTCTCTGGAAGCAGGGCGGAACCTGCGACGGGGCGCCCCCTCCCTCCGGCGACACCACCGCACCCAGCGTCAGCCTCAGCGCCAGCCCCAGCAGCCTGAGCGCCGCCGGTACCGTCACGCTGAGCGCTTCGGCCAGCGACAACGTCGGGGTCAGCAAAGTCGAGTTCTACAAAAACGGCGCCCTGCTGAGTACCGACACCAGCGCGCCGTACAACGCCAGCGACACCTTCAGCAGCGGCGCGCAGAACGGCACGTACAGTTACACCGCCAAAGCCTTTGACGCCGCCGGCAACACCAAAACAAGCGCTGCCGCGAGCGTGACGGTGAACATCTCCGGCGGCACGACCCCACCCCCGCCCTCCACCAACGGCCTCAAGCACGTCGCGTACTTCGTGCAGTGGGGCATCTACGGACGCGGCTACAACGTCAAGAACATCGACACCAGCGGCTCGGCGGCCGGTCTGACGCACATCAACTACGCCTTCGGAACGGTGACGCCGGGTGGGGAATGCTCGGTCACCTACGGTGGACAAAGCGACTCGTTCGCCGATTACACCAAGGCCTTCGACGCGGCCACCAGCGTCGACGGCGTGGCTGACACCTGGAGTCAGACGCTGCGCGGCAACTTCAATCAGCTCAAGAAGCTCAAGGCCAGACACCCCAACCTCAAGGTCATGATTTCCCTGGGTGGCTGGACCTGGTCGAAGTATTTCAGTGACGCCGCGCTCACCAGCGCCTCGCGCCAGAAACTCGTGAGCTCGTGCATCGACCTGTACATCAAGGGCAACCTGCCCAGCACCGACGGCGCCGGCGGACCCGGCTCGGGCCTGGGGGTCTTTGACGGCATCGACATCGACTGGGAGTACCCGGCGAGCGAAGGCAACCCTGGCAACATCGTGCGCCCCGAGGATACCCAGAACTTCACCCTGCTGCTGCAGGAGTTCCGGCGTCAGCTCGACGCACTGGGCAGCCAGACCGGCAAGCGCTACTGGCTGTCGGCCGCACTGCCCGCCGCGCCCAGCAAAATCGCCAAGCTGGAAGTCTCCAAGATTTCCGGCGTGCTGGACATGCTCAACCTGATGACCTACGATTTCCGGGGAGCCTGGAACGCCACCGGACCCACCAACTTTCAATCGAACCTCTTTCCCCATCCGAACGATCCCGGCACCGGAGAGGAAAAGAACTTCAGCGTCGACAACGCCGTCAGCACTTACCTGCAACGCGGCGCGAGCGCCAGCAAGCTGGTGGTGGGCATTCCCTTCTACGGCCGGGGCTGGACCGGCGTGCGCAACGCCAACAACGGCCTCTACCAAAGCGCGACGGGTCCGGCACGCGGCACCTACGAAGCGGGCATCGAGGATTACAAGGTGCTCAAAAACGCGCCGGGCAGCGTTTTCCGTGACGCGACCACCAAGCAGATCTGGAAGTTCGACGGCAGCACCTTCTGGAGCTACGACGATCCGCAGGTCATTGCGGACAAGACCGCCTACATCAAGCAAAAGGGCCTGGGGGGCGCCATGGTCTGGTCGCTCGACGGCGACGACGCCAGCGGCACCTTATCGAAAGCGATCGGAAACGGCCTGCGCTGA
- a CDS encoding SRPBCC family protein, with translation MSTLLIEGESTIRANRAEVWAALHDLEILRRCVPGVQSLTRDTHGVLLGAVELAVGRLRGTLHGRVTITETQAPERMTLALEARAPFGVVKASGRLELTEQDGGTRVRWAGTPQLSGLLATFGSRLLGGVVQQKAEHFFQRLEREACQLGAEESPVGEFRQANTLPRS, from the coding sequence GTGTCAACTCTGCTGATCGAAGGGGAATCAACCATACGAGCAAACCGCGCGGAGGTTTGGGCCGCACTCCACGACCTGGAAATCCTGAGACGCTGTGTCCCGGGCGTCCAGAGCCTGACGCGTGACACCCACGGGGTCCTGCTCGGCGCGGTGGAACTCGCGGTGGGCCGTTTGCGAGGTACCCTTCACGGGCGGGTCACGATCACGGAGACGCAGGCACCCGAGCGCATGACCCTCGCCCTCGAAGCCCGAGCGCCCTTTGGCGTGGTGAAAGCCAGCGGGCGTCTGGAGCTGACCGAGCAGGATGGAGGCACGCGCGTTCGCTGGGCAGGAACCCCGCAACTGAGCGGCCTGCTGGCCACGTTCGGCAGCCGGCTGCTGGGTGGCGTCGTGCAGCAGAAGGCTGAGCACTTCTTTCAGCGGCTGGAACGTGAAGCCTGTCAGCTCGGCGCTGAGGAGTCGCCCGTGGGCGAATTCCGGCAAGCAAACACACTGCCGCGCTCCTGA
- a CDS encoding V-type ATP synthase subunit B produces MTLLKKEYNDVAYISGPLLFVNAAADLAYNAIVEIRDGAGRIRGGQVIDVSNEHAVIQIFEDTRGLDLATASVSLVEDVARLGVSKDMIGRRFDGLGRAIDGLPAVVADKRLSINGQAMNPASRAKPEEFIQTGISTIDVNTSLIRGQKLPIFSGSGLPHNELAAQIARQAKVPGHEGDFAVVFAAMGLTQREVSFFTQEFERTGALARSVLFLNKADDPTVERILTPRMALTTAEYLAFEHGYHVLVILTDLTNYCEALREIGGAREEIPGRRGFPGYMYTDLASLYERAGVVEGKPGSVTQLPILSMPDDDITHPIPDLTGYITEGQIVVDRALNAKGVYPPINPLPSLSRLQGNGIGKGKTRADHKNVSDQLFAAYANGLDLRKLVAITGEDALTETDKLYLRFADDFETYFIGQGDADRSIEDSLTVAWGILSKLPQSQLTRLSKDSIDKFYGQKLDDMWRGGRSMGV; encoded by the coding sequence ATGACCCTTCTCAAGAAGGAATACAACGACGTCGCGTATATCTCCGGCCCGCTCTTGTTCGTGAACGCTGCCGCCGACCTGGCCTACAACGCCATCGTCGAAATTCGTGACGGCGCCGGACGCATTCGCGGTGGACAGGTCATCGACGTCAGCAACGAGCACGCCGTCATCCAGATCTTCGAGGACACCCGTGGCCTCGACCTTGCCACGGCCAGCGTGAGCCTCGTCGAGGACGTCGCGCGTCTGGGCGTCAGCAAGGACATGATCGGCCGCCGCTTCGACGGTCTGGGCCGCGCCATCGACGGCCTCCCGGCCGTGGTGGCCGACAAGCGCCTGTCGATCAACGGTCAGGCCATGAACCCCGCGTCGCGCGCCAAGCCCGAAGAGTTCATTCAGACGGGCATCAGCACCATCGACGTGAACACCAGCCTGATCCGCGGCCAGAAACTCCCGATCTTCTCGGGCTCGGGTCTGCCGCACAACGAACTCGCCGCACAGATCGCGCGTCAGGCCAAAGTGCCCGGCCACGAAGGTGACTTCGCGGTAGTGTTCGCCGCGATGGGTCTGACCCAGCGCGAAGTGAGCTTCTTCACCCAGGAGTTCGAGCGCACGGGTGCCCTGGCGCGCTCGGTCCTGTTCCTCAACAAGGCTGACGATCCGACCGTCGAGCGCATCCTGACGCCGCGCATGGCGCTCACGACCGCCGAGTACCTAGCGTTCGAGCACGGCTACCACGTTCTGGTTATCCTGACCGACCTCACGAACTACTGCGAAGCGCTTCGTGAAATCGGCGGCGCGCGCGAAGAGATTCCCGGACGGCGCGGCTTCCCCGGTTACATGTACACCGACCTGGCGTCGCTCTATGAGCGCGCCGGCGTGGTGGAAGGCAAGCCGGGCAGCGTCACGCAGCTCCCGATTCTCTCGATGCCCGACGACGACATCACGCACCCCATCCCCGACCTGACCGGCTACATCACCGAAGGCCAGATCGTGGTGGACCGTGCGCTGAACGCCAAGGGCGTGTACCCGCCGATCAACCCGCTGCCCAGCCTCTCGCGCCTGCAGGGCAACGGCATCGGCAAGGGCAAGACCCGCGCCGATCACAAGAACGTCTCCGACCAGCTGTTCGCGGCCTACGCCAACGGCCTCGATTTGCGCAAGCTCGTCGCGATCACCGGTGAGGACGCCCTGACCGAGACCGACAAGCTGTACCTGCGCTTCGCCGATGACTTTGAGACCTACTTCATCGGTCAGGGCGACGCGGACCGCTCGATCGAGGACAGCCTGACCGTGGCGTGGGGCATCCTGTCCAAGCTGCCGCAATCTCAGCTCACCCGCCTTTCCAAGGATTCCATCGACAAGTTCTACGGACAGAAACTTGACGACATGTGGCGCGGCGGGCGGAGCATGGGGGTTTAA
- a CDS encoding V-type ATP synthase subunit D gives MAGQISPTRTALLASKAQLKLANNGAELLKRKRDALIGEFFALVKDALSAREELSGVSKGAYVSLFGAKAWDSPEAVESLSLAQGGELSVNMQIESVYGVKVPRIELPDAKNNASFSPITVGARTIQAAEDFQRVMGAVIRVAATETKLRRIGEEIKKTSRRVNALEQVVVPGIQDDIRFIRGVLDQREREESFRLKKIKAKLEREADEAAKPQAQGSLSNTAAD, from the coding sequence ATGGCCGGACAAATCAGCCCCACCCGCACCGCGCTGCTCGCCTCCAAGGCGCAGCTGAAGTTGGCGAACAACGGCGCGGAACTCCTGAAGCGCAAGCGCGACGCCCTCATCGGTGAGTTTTTCGCGCTCGTGAAGGACGCCCTGAGCGCCCGCGAGGAACTCAGCGGCGTCAGCAAGGGCGCTTACGTCTCGCTGTTCGGCGCCAAAGCCTGGGACAGCCCCGAAGCGGTCGAGAGCCTCTCGCTCGCGCAGGGCGGCGAACTGAGCGTCAACATGCAGATTGAGAGCGTGTACGGCGTGAAGGTGCCGCGCATCGAACTGCCCGACGCGAAGAACAACGCCAGCTTTTCCCCCATCACGGTCGGCGCGCGCACCATTCAGGCCGCCGAGGACTTTCAGCGCGTGATGGGCGCCGTTATTCGCGTCGCCGCGACCGAAACGAAGCTGCGCCGCATCGGCGAGGAAATCAAGAAGACCTCCCGCCGCGTGAACGCCCTGGAGCAGGTGGTCGTCCCCGGCATTCAGGACGACATCCGCTTTATCCGTGGTGTGCTCGACCAGCGTGAACGCGAAGAAAGCTTCCGCCTCAAGAAGATCAAGGCGAAGCTGGAGCGCGAAGCCGACGAGGCCGCCAAGCCACAGGCGCAGGGCAGCCTGAGCAATACTGCTGCCGATTGA